In Cetobacterium somerae ATCC BAA-474, a genomic segment contains:
- the ftcD gene encoding glutamate formimidoyltransferase — protein MKKLVQCVPNYSEGKDLEKIEKIAAPFKNNKNIKFMGCEPDADYNRTVITVIGEPEDIVAAVVESVGIATELIDMNVQKGEHLRMGATDVIPFIPIKDMTMAECVELSKIVGEKIWEKFKVPVFLYEESATAPNRVSLPSIRKGEFEGMKEKLKLEEWKPDFGERTPHPTAGVTAVGGRMPLIAFNINLDTTDINIAKEISKAIRFSSGGFRFIQAGPAEMKEKGIVQVTMNIKDYKKNPIYRVFETVKMEAKRYGVNVLGSEIIGAVPMEALSDSIEYYLGLDGFKIDKIIENELLK, from the coding sequence ATGAAGAAGTTAGTTCAATGTGTTCCAAATTATAGTGAAGGAAAAGATTTAGAGAAAATAGAAAAAATAGCAGCACCTTTTAAGAATAATAAAAATATAAAGTTTATGGGATGTGAACCAGACGCTGATTATAATAGAACTGTAATTACTGTAATAGGAGAACCAGAAGATATTGTGGCAGCAGTAGTTGAATCAGTTGGAATAGCTACAGAATTAATAGATATGAATGTTCAAAAAGGAGAGCATTTAAGAATGGGAGCAACAGATGTTATTCCATTTATTCCAATAAAAGATATGACAATGGCTGAATGTGTAGAACTTTCAAAAATTGTAGGTGAAAAAATATGGGAAAAGTTTAAAGTACCAGTATTTTTATATGAGGAATCAGCTACAGCACCTAATAGAGTTTCGTTACCATCTATTAGAAAAGGTGAATTCGAAGGAATGAAAGAAAAATTAAAGTTAGAAGAATGGAAACCAGATTTTGGAGAGAGAACTCCTCATCCAACAGCAGGAGTAACTGCAGTAGGAGGAAGGATGCCTCTAATAGCTTTTAATATAAATTTAGATACAACAGATATAAATATAGCGAAAGAGATATCTAAGGCTATAAGATTTTCAAGTGGTGGATTTAGATTTATTCAGGCTGGACCAGCTGAGATGAAAGAAAAAGGAATTGTTCAAGTAACGATGAATATAAAAGATTACAAGAAAAATCCTATTTATAGAGTATTTGAAACTGTAAAAATGGAAGCAAAAAGATACGGAGTTAATGTTCTTGGAAGTGAAATAATAGGAGCTGTTCCAATGGAGGC